In Populus nigra chromosome 1, ddPopNigr1.1, whole genome shotgun sequence, one genomic interval encodes:
- the LOC133698289 gene encoding LOW QUALITY PROTEIN: probable leucine-rich repeat receptor-like serine/threonine-protein kinase At3g14840 (The sequence of the model RefSeq protein was modified relative to this genomic sequence to represent the inferred CDS: substituted 2 bases at 2 genomic stop codons): MHGLLSDGTIIAGKQLSSKSKQGNREFVNEIGMISALQHPHLVKLHGCCIEGNQLLLVYEYMENNSLARALFGPEEYQLNLDWATRHKICVGIARGLAYLHEESRLKIVRRDIKATNVLLDKNLDPKISDFGLAKLDEEENTHISTRVAGTFGYMAPEYAMRGHLTNKADVXSFGIIAXEIVSGKGNTSHRTKEDTVYLLDWVERVSRRVLKEKGTLLELVDPKLGQDYNKEEAITMINVALLCSNVSAAVRPAMSSVVSMLEGKAAVQDIDIPDKSMSTDEKKIEEMRRHFQVINEQEISETRTLSMDGPWTAASTSAGDLYPVSLDSDYLKGRD, translated from the exons ATGCATGGTCTTCTATCAGATGGAACCATAATTGCTGGAAAGCAGCTTTCCTCGAAATCAAAACAAGGAAACCGTGAGTTTGTGAATGAGATTGGCATGATTTCTGCTCTGCAACACCCTCATCTTGTAAAGCTTCACGGATGCTGCATTGAAGGCAATCAATTATTGTTGGTGTACGAGTACATGGAAAATAACAGCCTTGCGCGTGCTTTGTTTG GTCCTGAAGAATACCAGCTGAATTTGGATTGGGCAACAAGGCACAAGATTTGTGTTGGTATCGCAAGAGGTTTAGCTTATCTTCATGAAGAATCAAGATTGAAGATCGTGCGTAGAGACATAAAGGCCACCAATGTGTTGCTTGATAAGAATCTAGACCCAAAGATATCTGACTTTGGGCTAGCCAAACTTGATGAAGAGGAAAACACCCACATAAGCACCCGAGTTGCCGGAACCTT CGGGTATATGGCACCTGAATATGCAATGCGGGGTCATTTGACTAACAAAGCAGATGTCTAAAGTTTTGGAATCATTGCTTAGGAAATTGTCAGTGGGAAGGGCAATACTAGTCATCGAACAAAGGAGGACACTGTTTATCTTCTTGATTGGGTAGAAAGAGTTTCTCGCc GCGTTTTGAAGGAGAAAGGGACTTTGCTGGAGCTTGTTGATCCAAAACTAGGCCAAGACTACAACAAAGAAGAGGCGATAACAATGATTAATGTGGCTCTCCTCTGCAGTAATGTCTCTGCAGCAGTTAGGCCTGCGATGTCTTCAGTAGTAAGCATGCTCGAAGGAAAGGCTGCTGTTCAAGATATTGACATTCCAGATAAAAGCATGTCAACGGATGAGAAGAAGATTGAAGAAATGAGGAGGCATTTTCAAGTTATCAACGAACAGGAAATAAGTGAGACTCGTACTCTGTCAATGGATGGACCGTGGACTGCTGCTTCTACATCTGCTGGTGATCTTTATCCAGTCTCTTTGGATTCTGACTATTTGAAGGGTAGAGATTAG
- the LOC133698261 gene encoding probable LRR receptor-like serine/threonine-protein kinase At1g53430: MAFVQSLSKTASVFVFGFVVLNCFVVDKFRSHAQGVTPLLPQDEVQILQTISDKLKNNNWTTIDRTSCSSAQWKLYISDPPKNDRIQSNVTCDCTFENNTVCHVISFKLKGFNLTGVLPVEFRNLTQLREIDLSRNYLNGSIPGSLAELPNLQSLSLLANRLSGSIPREIGSFATLKSLVLEDNLLGGSLHPDLGNLKSLERLLLSANNFSGTIPDTFGNLKNLNDFRIDGSELSGKIPDFIGNWTNITTLDLQGTSMEGPIPSTISLLKKLTTLRISDLKGSSSTFPDLKDMTKMEKLILRNCSMTGSIPEYLGNMADLDTLDLSFNKLTGQIPSPLESLTNIKFMFLNNNLLTGEVPVWILESRKDLDLSYNNFTGSAQPSCQQLPVNLVSSHVSTGSNKISWCLNKDLVCTRKPQHHSLFINCGGSSETVGDNEYEDDTTLGGAAEFASISERWGYSSTGTYIGNDDGAYKTTNSYGLNVTGEGFYRTARLAPQSLKYYGLCMLAGSYKVQLHFAEIMYSNNQTFSSLGRRIFDISIQGKVVEANFNIMEEAGGVGIGITKVFDGIIVNGSTLEIHLYWSGKGTTAVPDRGVYGPLISAITVTPNFKVDNGGGLSVGAIIGIVAAPCVLAALVLLVLRKKGYLGGKDLEDKELRALDLQTGYFSLRQIKHATNNFDPANKIGEGGFGPVYKGVLSDGSVIAVKQLSAKSKQGNREFVNEIGMISALQHPHLVKLYGCCIEGNQLLLVYEYLENNSLARALFGRDEHHIKLDWQTRKKILLGIAKGLAYLHEESRLKIVHRDIKATNVLLDKDLNAKISDFGLAKLDEEENTHISTRIAGTIGYMAPEYAMRGYLTDKADVYSFGVVVLEIVSGKSNTNYRPKEEFVYLLDWAYVLQEQGNLLELVDPSLGSNYSKIEALRMLNLALLCTNPSPTLRPSMSSAVKMLEGQIPVQAPIVKRSTMNQDARFKAFELLSHDSQTHVSNGSQSSQIQKSISMDGPWMDSEFSIESKNEIIDSSSTKLLKDLYDVNLD, encoded by the exons ATGGCGTTTGTTCAATCACTGTCAAAGACTGcctctgtttttgttttcggTTTTGTGGTATTGAATTGCTTTGTTGTGGACAAATTTAGATCTCATGCCCAAGGAGTGACTCCGCTCTTGCCACAAGATGAAG TGCAAATCCTTCAAACAATATCCGACAAACTGAAAAACAACAATTGGACGACAATCGATAGAACTTCCTGCAGTAGCGCACAGTGGAAGCTGTACATCAGCGACCCCCCCAAAAATGACAGAATTCAAAGCAATGTTACATGTGACTGTACATTTGAAAATAACACCGTCTGTCATGTCATCAGCTT CAAGCTGAAGGGTTTTAATCTGACTGGAGTTCTACCAGTGGAATTTCGAAATCTTACCCAACTGCGCGAAAT TGATCTCTCTCGCAACTACTTAAATGGATCAATCCCGGGAAGTCTAGCTGAGCTCCCAAACCTTCAGAGTTT GTCTCTTCTGGCAAACCGTCTCTCCGGTTCAATTCCTAGGGAAATTGGCAGCTTTGCGACTCTGAAGTCCCT GGTCCTGGAAGATAATCTACTAGGAGGGTCTCTTCATCCAGACCTTGGAAATTTGAAAAGCTTGGAGAGACT TCTTCTTTCCGCAAACAATTTTTCAGGAACAATACCAGACACATTTGGcaatttaaagaatttaaatgATTT TAGGATAGATGGAAGTGAACTGTCAGGGAAGATACCTGACTTTATTGGGAACTGGACCAACATTACGACATT GGATTTGCAAGGAACATCCATGGAGGGTCCTATTCCCTCTACCATTTcactgttaaaaaaattaacaacttt GAGAATATCGGATTTGAAAGGATCCAGTTCAACTTTCCCTGATCTGAAAGATATGACAAAAATGGAAAAACT GATTCTGAGAAATTGCTCAATGACTGGTTCAATCCCAGAATACCTTGGAAATATGGCAGACCTAGATACTCT AGATCTGAGCTTTAACAAGTTGACAGGCCAGATTCCTAGCCCATTAGAGAGTTTGACAAATATAAAGTTCAT GTTTCTGAATAACAACTTACTAACTGGAGAAGTGCCTGTTTGGATATTGGAAAGCAGGAAAGACTT GGATTTATCTTACAACAATTTTACTGGGTCAGCTCAGCCAAGTTGTCAACAGCTACCAGT gAACTTAGTTTCTAGTCATGTGTCAACTGGGAGCAACAA GATTTCTTGGTGCTTGAACAAGGACCTTGTTTGCACAAGAAAACCTCAAC ACCATTCCTTGTTCATAAACTGTGGAGGGAGCAGTGAGACTGTTGGTGATAATGAATATGAAGATGACACAACTCTAGGGGGGGCAGCTGAATTTGCATCTATATCAGAAAGATGGGGTTATAGCAGTACAGGGACTTATATTGGCAATGATGACGGCGCTTACAAAACAACAAATTCTTATGGTCTGAATGTGACCGGTGAAGGTTTTTACCGAACTGCTCGCCTTGCTCCTCAATCACTCAAGTACTATGGCCTGTGCATGCTGGCGGGCAGTTACAAAGTGCAGCTCCACTTTGCTGAAATTATGTATTCCAATAATCAGACTTTTAGCAGCCTTGGGAGGCGGATATTTGATATATCAATTCAA GGGAAGGTAGTTGAGGCAAATTTCAATATTATGGAGGAAGCTGGAGGTGTTGGTATTGGCATCACTAAGGTATTTGATGGTATAATTGTTAATGGTAGCACACTAGAGATACACTTATACTGGTCAGGCAAAGGTACTACTGCTGTTCCTGACAGGGGTGTCTATGGACCTCTCATATCTGCCATTACAGTGACTCCAA ACTTTAAGGTGGATAATGGTGGCGGATTATCAGTTGGAGCTATTATTGGCATTGTAGCTGCTCCATGTGTGCTTGCGGCATTGGTTTTGCTGGTCCTCCGGAAGAAAGGTTACTTGGGAGGGAAGGACCTTGAAGATAAAG AACTCCGTGCTCTAGATCTCCAAACTGGTTATTTCAGCTTAAGGCAAATTAAACATGCGACCAATAATTTTGACCCTGCAAATAAGATAGGAGAAGGAGGATTTGGTCCAGTTTACAAG GGTGTGTTGTCAGATGGTTCTGTAATTGCTGTAAAGCAGTTATCGGCCAAATCGAAACAAGGAAATCGTGAATTTGTGAATGAGATAGGCATGATATCTGCCTTGCAGCATCCCCATCTCGTGAAGCTGTATGGTTGTTGCATTGAAGGAAATCAGTTGTTGTTAGTATATGAATACTTGGAAAACAATAGCCTTGCTCGGGCGCTTTTTG GTCGTGATGAACACCATATTAAACTGGACTggcaaacaagaaagaaaatattgttgGGTATTGCAAAGGGATTAGCTTATCTTCATGAAGAGTCAAGGCTGAAAATTGTACACAGAGACATAAAGGCAACTAATGTGCTGCTTGATAAGGATCTAAATGCCAAGATATCTGACTTTGGTTTAGCTAAGCTTGACGAAGAAGAAAACACTCATATTAGCACGCGGATTGCTGGGACAAT AGGTTATATGGCTCCAGAATATGCTATGAGGGGTTACTTGACAGATAAAGCAGATGTTTACAGCTTTGGGGTTGTTGTTTTAGAAATTGTCAGTGGGAAGAGCAACACGAATTACAGGCCGAAGGAGGAGTTTGTTTATCTTCTTGATTGG GCCTATGTCCTGCAAGAGCAAGGAAACCTTCTAGAGCTTGTGGATCCAAGCCTTGGTTCAAACTACTCAAAAATAGAGGCATTGAGGATGCTTAACTTGGCTCTCTTGTGCACCAACCCATCTCCCACTTTGAGGCCATCAATGTCTTCTGCAGTGAAGATGCTTGAGGGACAAATTCCAGTCCAAGCTCCGATAGTCAAGCGCAGTACCATGAACCAGGATGCAAGGTTCAAAGCCTTTGAGCTTCTCTCACATGATAGCCAAACACACGTCTCAAATGGATCTCAAAGCAGTCAGATACAGAAGAGCATATCAATGGATGGACCGTGGATGGATTCCGAATTTTCTATCGAAAGTAAGAATGAGATCATAGATTCCTCATCGACCAAGCTTCTTAAGGATCTTTACGACGTCAACTTAGATTGA